A region from the Mercenaria mercenaria strain notata chromosome 7, MADL_Memer_1, whole genome shotgun sequence genome encodes:
- the LOC123553868 gene encoding uncharacterized protein LOC123553868: MRHLKISAQAFVIAHVIIGVVGQNEICTFYGLEANCRYRIDAISLSQIRADINQCADPVEVTFIIKNERPHVDFKHTFNSADTLVSVPRFTVHTQLRVRLTKKEDDVINIEADFYVYGQARADFINEDVKLRGLEEHCPFLNAAAKIAIGVMGGLAVIAAFLIFTLLFIRYKRRKKRAANAENQLVQNAAEPGTSSPGLSLTNLNENYVTSNHVTSVDSENGGINTTERNAVLTNENRNTNNAEINDTNDVKSGGERSSSHGERRKDLHGPDVRFSEILKTENLKISDC, translated from the exons ATGAGACATCTGAAGATTTCAGCACAGGCTTTTGTCATAGCTCACGTAATCATAG GTGTTGTTGGTCAGAATGAAATCTGTACGTTCTATGGTCTAGAAGCGAACTGCCGCTACCGTATTGATGCTATTTCTCTGTCACAGATCAGGGCAGATATTAATCAGTGTGCCGACCCTGTTGAGGTCACATTcatcatcaag AATGAACGACCTCATGTAGACTTCAAACACACATTTAACAGTGCAGACACACTGGTGTCTGTGCCAAGGTTTACTGTACACACACAGCTCCGTGTCAGGCTTACCAAGAAAGAAGATGATGTCATCAATATAGAG GCAGATTTCTATGTTTATGGGCAGGCTAGAGCAGATTTTATAAACGAAGATGTCAAACTCAGAGGATTGGAGGAACACTGTCCATTTT tgaACGCAGCTGCAAAGATTGCTATAGGTGTGATGGGTGGATTAGCAGTCATTGCAGCATTTCTGATCTTTACCTTGTTGTTCATTCGATATAAAAGGAGAAAGAAGAGGGCAGCAAATGCTGAGAACCAGCTTGTACAAAATGCTGCTGAGCCAGGAACCTCAAGTCCAGGTCTTTCATTAACAAATCTGAATGAGAATTATGTGACATCCAATCATGTGACTTCAGTAGATAGTGAAAATGGTGGAATTAACACAACAGAGAGAAATGCAGTACTtacaaatgaaaatagaaatacaaataatgctgaaataaatgACACAAATGATGTAAAGTCAGGTGGAGAGAGATCTTCTAGTCATGGAGAAAGGAGGAAGGATTTACATGGACCAGATGTAAGGTTCTCAgaaatattgaaaactgaaaatctcAAGATATCAGACTGTTAG